The Salvelinus alpinus chromosome 10, SLU_Salpinus.1, whole genome shotgun sequence genome includes the window actgtggagcGAGTTTCTCTAATCTGGGCACCTTAAAAACACACCAACGTATACACACGGGAGATAAGCCTTacgtctgctctgactgtggaaaatgcttcaaaacatcaactgagctaaaagttcatcggaggacacacacaggagagaagccgtattactgctctgactgtggaactaGTTTCTCTCAACTTTCCCACTTAAAttcacatgaacgtatacatacaggagagaagccttactcctgctctgactgtgtcaaatatttcaaaacatcaaatgagctaaaagttcatcagagaacacacacaggagagaagccttacgtctgctctgactgtggaaaatgcttcaaaacatcaactgagctaaaagttcatcagagaacacacacaggagagaagccgtattactgctctgactgtggaactaGTTTCTCTCAACTTTCCCACTTAAAttcacatgaacgtatacatacaggagagaagccttactcctgctctgactgtgtcaaatatttcaaaacatcaattgagctaaaagttcatcagagaacacacacaggagagaagcctttcttCTGCCCTGACTGTGGTACTAGTTTCTCTCAACTTTCAAACTTAAAttcacatgaacgtatacatacaggagagaagccttactcctgctctgactgtgtaaaatatttcaaaacatcatctgagctaaaagttcatcagagaacacacacaggagagaagccttacgttTGCTCTGACTGTATAATTTGCTTCAAAACATCAACTGAGttaaaagttcatcagagaacacacacaggagagaagccttattctTGCTCatactgtggaaaatgtttaaaaacatcaaatgagctaaaagttcatcagagaacacacacaggagagaagccttattcctgctctgactgtggaaaatgttttaaaacatcaaatgagctaaaagttcatcagagaacacacacaggagagaagccttacgtctgctctgactgtggaaaatgcttcacaacatcaactcatctaaaagttcatcagagaacacacacaggagagaggccttattactgttctgactgtggaaaatgttttaaaacatcaaatgagcttaaagttcatcagagaacacacacaggagagaagcctttcttCTGCCCTGACTGtgtaaaatgttttaaaacatcAACTCAtctaaaagttcatcagagaacacacacaggagagaggccttactcctgctctgactgtgtaaaatatttcaaaacatcaaCTGATCTaaaaattcatcagagaacacatacaggagaaaagccttactcCTGTTCTGACTGTGGGGCAAGTTTCTCTCGACTGGATACCTTAAAAAGACATCAACATATTCATGAAGGAGAGAAGCCATACTCCTGCTCTGCCTGTGTAAAATGCTTCAAAACAGCAACTgagctaaaagttcatcagagaacacacacatgagAGAAGCCTGCTTACGTCTCCTCTGACATTCTGGTGAGTTTCTCTCACCATAGCAACTTAACACACCAATgtatacacacaggggagaaaccttactcctgctctgtggAGGGGTGGGCGTGTAAGTCAAACGTCTAGCCAAAGGCtgcgtgtttgaatctcatcaaggatgactttagcattttagctaattagcaactttgcaactacttactactttttagctatgttagcatgttagctaacctttcccctaaaCCAATTTAACTCTACCTTAaactcctcacccctaacctagctaatgttagcaacaACAAATTGGCATTCGTAACATTTCATACATATTACAAGTTCGGAAACATATTGTATGAATAGCAATGCGTAAAATaacatacaaattgtaattcgtaacatttGATACGTCCTACAAGTCgtattatactgaacaacaatctaaacacaacaatttcaaagatttacagTTTTTATAAGGAaagcagtcaattgaaataaataaacgaggccctaatctatggatttcacatgactgggcaggggctcagCCATGGATGGGacttgggagggcataggcccacttgggagccaggcccagccaatcagcatgagtttttccccacaaaaggtctttattacagacaggaatactactcagcccccccccccccccccccctcccagacaATCCTAAAGGTGAagaggtcctgggctgccgtggttacatgtgatctgcagttgtgaggccggttggatgtactggcaaattctctaaaaggatgttagaggtggcttatggtagagatataAATATTGAgttctctgccaacagctctggtggacattcctgcagtcatcatgaGATTTGCACATTCcctaaacttgagacatctgtgacattgtgttgtgtggccttttattgtcccccagcacaagattatcttgacaaaggctgaaatgctcactaacagggatataaacaaatgtgttaacaacatttgagagaaataacctttttgtgcaaatggaacatttctggaattttttacttcagttcatgaaaccaAGACTTTACATGTTTCGTTTAAATTTTTGTTCAGCTTATATTGGTAGGCCAATGTAATGTAACATACTAAATGGAATGGCACAGATATTTTTGTAACATATAATACattttgctctgagaccaggttgtcccTCTGCAGTATTCTGTGGGAATGAGTTAGTAGACACTTCTTTTTTacctttatctaactaggcaagtcagttaagaacaaattcttatttacaatgatggcctaggaacagtgggttaacttccttgttcagaggcagaacaacagagttttaccttgtcagctcggtgatttgatctagaaaccttttggttactggcccaacgctctaaccactaggctgccttcCGCCCCTAACATGTATCAGATAGAGATCACTTTTCACCACTAGTTTGGGGGGATTGTTTTACAACTTTATTCAATGAGACATCGTTTATGAAATGAATACATGTGTTTATTAATTGTCTTTAAAACTAGAGGAGTTATTTTAGTTACTGATCATGAATGTGTTTGGATAACTGCATTGAAGCAAACTTTATTGATCTGCCAATGAAAAATAAAGTTACATGAATATGTACTGGTCAACCTCTTCTTCTCTTTagtattcagttcttcatattagatctgacagtatgaatggttcttatggttgtattcagttcttcatattagatctgacagtatgaatggttccTGGAGTGTTTTTGTATGACTACAGTCAGTAGTTCTCTCTGACCCTGTGATGTCACCAGCACAttaagtacattcatcttaagatagccaggtgagacaaccacatatcacagtaaatACATTTCTCCTCAATTAGTCAGtgtcacattattattattagtattagtattaTTTGTATTTTGGGGGGGATACTCTTTAAAGACGTAGGGTTTCAGATCTTTTCGggcagatgggcagggactctgctgtcctagcatcAGAGGGAAGCTGGtgccaccattggggtgccaggacagagaagtgcTTAGACTGGGCTGAGAGGGAGCTTGACCTCCTGTAGCAGTGGGACGGCcatgagaccagaggtggcagaactgaGTCCCCGGGTTGGGATACAGAGTTTGAGCATCGCCTGAAGGTAGAGATGGGGCTGTTCCTCTTGCTGCACCGTAAGTAAACACCATtgtcttgtagtggatgtgagcttcgactggaagccagtggaatgtacggaggagcagggtgacatgggggaacttgggaaggttaAACATCCAGACGgactgcagtgttctagataagttcagtggcgacccatcattcagggcaggttggccacctgttttgagccccacagtTTTAGCGAGAAAAAAGTGTGAAAAAAATGAtctgtttgcaaacaatgtaaaaaacatGTAATTGAGttgttaataaagccgcatataaacatggtctctttgagttacattagaagtgcccatccaagaaggctcaaggtcattgtccACAGATAAAATAacgtcaaatcatgttatatctacagtcgctttgattggactgatcatgtcaacatcttactttcaaaatctgagctagcagtcatcatgattcgagtcgacaatctactggcaaatcctttttaatctttgtcatatgaagagaaatcatGAGAAATtgtagataaaatgtatcggtgctcatcggccattggacataaacattacacaacaaattgcaaattcaacaatgagtagtttggaaggaatcagtggctaactgcaagcattgcaaagcaatcattagcgtgctattcagtggagtggctctTTGGTCtcaagtctaagattaaggggCTCTTTTCGTAGTTTAAAATtgtaaacattcaacattggccaagCTGTCAATGAAGCttgatttgtgccgcgctcaaaacaacttaacTCGGCACTGAAAAATCTGACttgagtgagttcaagacaactgggaactcagggaaAAGCaagctacgactgggaaaatacgttttgaactttcatccaactcggaattgtaaattgggaactcgggcctctttctacagctacgacctgaagatcactgacgtcataatttttttctgagttcccagttgtcttaaaaGCACCATAactccagagaatgccagactttgatgacaaagtttgatgacaaaatatgcccacgaaggactgccgcgccaccttcctgttcaagtgagcacagcataacaaggtgagtccaaaaatgtcttgtctcctgctgcataaattatgtaatatgccagggagatatgtatactgtagctaagaaggtAATACTAAGTGActcacaatcacggccggatgtgattcagcctggattcgaaccagggactgtagtgatgtctcttgcactgagatgcagtttcttagacagctgcgccactcaggagcccttaaAAGGTTTGCGCCCAACGTGGGGCAGGAGTTGGacggcacaagcggggagcccagccaacagagatttgagaaatgtgttggtactcttctccagatctgtgcctcgccacaaacctgtctcggagcttgacggacaatttcttcaacctgattgcttggtttttgctctgacttgcactgtcaactgtgggaccttatatagacaggtgtgttcctgttccaatcatgtccaatcatttgaatttaccacatgtggattccagtcaagttgtagaaaattctcaaggatgatcaatggaaacaggatgcacttgagctcaattttgagtctgagagtaaagtgtctgaatacttaccaaataaggtatttattttttataaatttgctaaaatattcgctttgtcattatggggtattgtgtgtatattgatgaggggtaaaaaaatgcatttaatcaattttcgaataagactgtaaagtaacaaaatgtggaaaagtcaaggggtcttgtaTAATGCCCTGTATATGGTTTAAACTACAATTTAAGGATCTGAAGTGGTAAACACAATGGCATAATGGAAAATGCATGTCCAGTGGTTATCTCTGTATTAGTAATATCTCTGTATTAGTCACATTAAAACACCTAGGTAGGGCAGTGGTTATCTCGGTGttagtattatctctgtattacccACATTAAAACACCTAGGTAGAGTAGAGAGGACAGAGCATGTGGCTTTGCAACACACGTGTTTCATCTCCACACTGGGATGATTTTAACAGTGCAACGCCACACAGGTCTCATGCCACTCAGGTCGGAGAGTACCAGAAATAAATTAATAAGAAATACAAAACTAATGAAGGAGCACACAGTCACCAACAATGTATCCCTGGTGACAATACTTTCAACTGGCTCAGCTCGctgttacagtacagcaccacCAAATTCCATTTATTAACTTGTTattggggcagtattgagtagcttggatgaatatggtgcccagagtaaactgcctcctactcagtcccagttgctaatatatgcatagtattagtatatttggatagaaaacactgtgaagtttctaaaactgtttgaatgatgtctgtgagtataacagaactcatatggcaggcagaaacctgagaaataaatccaaccaggaagcgggaatctgaggttggtcgtttttcaactcagcccctattgacttcctaaggcttccacaagatgtcaacagtctttagaacgttgtttcaggcttctgctgTGAAGGGGGaatgaatgagaggggaatgagtcagaggtctgccagagagcctgtgacgctcgttcacgtgagagcgacctcgcattccattgcttttctacagacgaaggaattctccggttggaacattattgaagattcatgattaaaacatcctaaagattgattctattcatcgtttgacatgtttctacggactgtaacggaactttttgacatttcgtctgcaacTAGTGAACGCTCTTCgtgagttttgatttgtttaccaaacgcgctaacaaaagaagctatttggacataaatgatggacattatcgaacaaaacaaacatttattgtggaactgggattcctgggagtgcattctgatgaagatcatcaaaggtaggtgaatatttataatgttatttctgacatctgttgactgcacaatatggcggatatctttttggcggGTTTGGGCTCTGAacaccgtactcagattattgcatggtttgctttttccgtaaagctttttgaaatcagacacagcggttgcattaaggagaagtgtatctaaagttccatgcataacacttgtattttcatcaacatttataatgactatttctgtaaattgatgtggctctgcaaaatcactggatgtttttggaactactgaacataaagcgccaatgtatactgagatctttttatataaatatgaactttatcaaacaaaacatacatgtattgtgtaacatgaagtgtatatgagtgtcatctgatgaagatcatcaaaagttagtgattcattttatctctattt containing:
- the LOC139533036 gene encoding zinc finger protein 268-like isoform X1; its protein translation is MASVKLEDCSQTLELNVNIKDEEEEEKIRTTVSHGYHVETFSTSREQPQEDQRDKRSHHCPHCEEIFPFLSKLKIHLKIHTGEKPYSCSDCLKCFKTSTHLKVHQKTHTGEKPYYCSDCGKRFKTSTQLKVHQKTHTGEKPYYCSDCGTSFSHLGTLKTHQRIHTGEKPYSCSDCGASFSNLGTLKTHQRIHTGDKPYVCSDCGKCFKTSTELKVHRRTHTGEKPYYCSDCGTSFSQLSHLNSHERIHTGEKPYSCSDCVKYFKTSNELKVHQRTHTGEKPYVCSDCGKCFKTSTELKVHQRTHTGEKPYYCSDCGTSFSQLSHLNSHERIHTGEKPYSCSDCVKYFKTSIELKVHQRTHTGEKPFFCPDCGTSFSQLSNLNSHERIHTGEKPYSCSDCVKYFKTSSELKVHQRTHTGEKPYVCSDCIICFKTSTELKVHQRTHTGEKPYSCSYCGKCLKTSNELKVHQRTHTGEKPYSCSDCGKCFKTSNELKVHQRTHTGEKPYVCSDCGKCFTTSTHLKVHQRTHTGERPYYCSDCGKCFKTSNELKVHQRTHTGEKPFFCPDCVKCFKTSTHLKVHQRTHTGERPYSCSDCVKYFKTSTDLKIHQRTHTGEKPYSCSDCGASFSRLDTLKRHQHIHEGEKPYSCSACVKCFKTATELKVHQRTHT